Proteins encoded together in one Mus caroli chromosome 4, CAROLI_EIJ_v1.1, whole genome shotgun sequence window:
- the Tmem35b gene encoding transmembrane protein 35B isoform X1, protein MSFRLGVLRVLLGVFFALTGAAKLFQVSAPVSQQMRVHQQFPDSQRSQALWKTPVASSQAWRALFEQFAEVFPLKVFGYQPDPISYQTAVGWLELLAGLLLVVGPPVLQEISNVLLILLMMGAVFTLVVLKEPLSTYVPAAVCLGLLLLLDSCHFLARTKGAVRCPSKKIPPAHGN, encoded by the exons ATGTCGTTCAGGCTAGGCGTGTTGCGGGTTCTGCTTGGCGTCTTCTTCGCGCTCACCGGGGCTGCCAAGCTCTTTCAGGTTTCGGCCCCCGTGTCACAACAGATG AGGGTCCACCAGCAGTTTCCAGACTCTCAGAGAAGCCAGGCTCTGTGGAAGACCCCTGTTGCCTCCTCCCAAGCCTGG AGAGCCTTGTTCGAGCAGTTTGCTGAGGTGTTTCCATTGAAGGTGTTCGGCTACCAGCCAGACCCTATAAGCTACCAGACAGCTGTGGGATGGCTGGAACTGCTGGCTGGGTTGCTACTGGTCGTGGGTCCACCTGTGCTACAGGAGATCAGTAACGTCCTCTTGATCCTTCTCATGATGG GGGCTGTCTTCACTCTGGTGGTTCTGAAAGAGCCACTGAGTACTTACGTCCCAGCTGCTGTCTGTCTggggctcctgctgctgctggattCCTGCCATTTCTTAGCTCGTACTAAGGGAGCGGTCAGATGCCCGAGCAAGAAGATTCCTCCTGCACACGGGAATTGA
- the Tmem35b gene encoding transmembrane protein 35B isoform X2, with protein sequence MSFRLGVLRVLLGVFFALTGAAKLFQVSAPVSQQMRALFEQFAEVFPLKVFGYQPDPISYQTAVGWLELLAGLLLVVGPPVLQEISNVLLILLMMGAVFTLVVLKEPLSTYVPAAVCLGLLLLLDSCHFLARTKGAVRCPSKKIPPAHGN encoded by the exons ATGTCGTTCAGGCTAGGCGTGTTGCGGGTTCTGCTTGGCGTCTTCTTCGCGCTCACCGGGGCTGCCAAGCTCTTTCAGGTTTCGGCCCCCGTGTCACAACAGATG AGAGCCTTGTTCGAGCAGTTTGCTGAGGTGTTTCCATTGAAGGTGTTCGGCTACCAGCCAGACCCTATAAGCTACCAGACAGCTGTGGGATGGCTGGAACTGCTGGCTGGGTTGCTACTGGTCGTGGGTCCACCTGTGCTACAGGAGATCAGTAACGTCCTCTTGATCCTTCTCATGATGG GGGCTGTCTTCACTCTGGTGGTTCTGAAAGAGCCACTGAGTACTTACGTCCCAGCTGCTGTCTGTCTggggctcctgctgctgctggattCCTGCCATTTCTTAGCTCGTACTAAGGGAGCGGTCAGATGCCCGAGCAAGAAGATTCCTCCTGCACACGGGAATTGA